The DNA segment ggtataatattttttttatggaaaaattaaaatatttttaattaaatacgTGGGTTGGGTgagagatttaaaaaaaaagagattaaaactctaataaaattattagaataatttgattaattaaaattgtataattttaaattttatgttaaaattaaGAATTAGAAAGTATTTTCTCAACCACTGTGATGAAGTCGTTTTCCTATAAATATcagtcatattttttaaatttgaatttttgtagTGGCTGTTTTTAGTTGATGTGTGGAGAATTGTTTTTCTATGcttaattgaaattatataatttttaattttgtgtaaAAATTAAGAATTAGAAAGTATTTTCTCAACCATTGTGATGAAGTCGTTTTCCTATAATCTcagtcatattttttaaattttaatttttgtagtgGCTGTTTTTAGTTGGTGTGTGGTGAATTGCTTTTTcttgtattaatattatttaaggatattttttaatattcgaTGATaattgaaatgttttttttctgaaaagaatattaaaatttaatatatttggactatattatctaaataaagtattttttttaaaatttttatgttAGGAattactatgcaacttgacatctccgCTGATCtctcaaataacaacaatcatctgacatcacatgaaaaaaatattattaaaaaaatatctaaaaaaatatttaaaaaactatacaattttgaaattaaaaaaataaaaattaacatatttaaatattttagaaattttcatatctaaaatatattcttaattCTTTTTCAATATCCTAAtcataaaagttaataaaattattattattgtaatatttttgtTGGGAAAAAAATCTTGAATGGTTTAACTAGTGTCACTATAGAACTTAAAATTATCTTAGTTGTGGAGGGttctattttgtatttttcCTAAGTTTTTTTTGGGTCCACACACATACATAAAGTAGAGACGTATTTTACAAAAACATCATCTTACAAACTCACAACCACCATAATCTTTTGATGACATCTTCATTCAAAGATCACACATTTGTcatcataataaaatatattacgtacatatatcaattaaaaaacaataatatataaataatttcatttaaatatacaatgagatgataattttatttaagtttagtgtttatgatttttcaatcataatcgtcttaatttttttaaaaattctattTCAATACCAAAATGATTCCCTCCATAATTAAAATGGTTAACAAGAAAATATGTTGGCATAAGTCTATCTTAAACACAATTCAAACatctttcaattaaaaaaaaaactattattcaCAAAGTTTGTAgtcatttatataatataaaatgttcTAATTTCTAATTGATGTGAAATCTCCTAACACCCCTTCACATCGAGACTATATACTATGGGTAGCCTTATAACGATTCGATAACAGTTGATTTGATAAACTCAACAAACAATCACTAAGATAATTTCGAATAtaagaagtggattttaagtCTAGCTCAGCTTTGTAAAATAGGCTTATAATGtaaggtttgcactcacttatatactatatgaaatgttttaatctttagtcgatgtgggatttccaacaaTGTTTATGACAACGTTTGTGGTTGAGTTTGCAGGGAAGGAATTCGAATATCTGTGATTGGAGATTCATCAAAGTTGCCGGAGTCTGTGCAGAAATTGATAGGCAGTGCAGAAGAGgatacaaaacaaaattcaaaactcCAACTTATTGTGGCATTGAGCTACAGTGGAAAATATGATGTTGTGCAAGCATGTAAAAGTGTAGCCAAAAAAGTGAAAGATGGTGATCTTTATGTGGATGACATCGATGAAAACATAATTGAACAAGAATTGGAAACCAACATCACAGAGTTTCCATACCCTGATCTACTCATAAGAACCAGTGGTGAGCTTAGAGTGAGTAACTTTTTGTTGTGGCAATTAGCCTACACTGAACTCTACTTTAACAGAGAACTTTGGCCAGATTTTGGAAAGGATGAGTTTGTAGAAGCATTAACTTCATTTCAGCAGAGACAGAGACGCTATGGTGGACGACATTCATAAACCATTTCTCACCAACCAATGTGCTGATTTCTTCATGATTCTTAGATCTTCTTCTAAACAATGCCACATTTTAGGCATAACAAAGCAACACCAAAAAAGATAGTTATATTCTTTATATTCATCAACAAACTACTCAAGAGGCACTTAgagaatatatataaatatatatatatatatttatcttattttatcactttttttttctcctaaGAAAACATTGTGAAACATATAAACATAAACCAATGGAAACCCTATTTATATCATGGTTTTTgttaataacataattaaaacaataattattataataaaaaataattattaagataaGAGAAAGTTATTATAACATCTGTAAGAAATATTGTATAAAGTGTtatgaaagaatattttctgttttattcaatctgtctttcatctatagcaatgatacatatatatataaccatagcattagaaccgtacagaaccgtacagattctttttctaacataacatctgtaattaagactaattatagacccattaatagtgattatattcctataattaagtctaattaatattcctgtaattaagtctaattaagtctaataatgattttgtccggtaatatctcctcaagttggagcatgtaagtcttgaatgcccaacttgaccaagatggctccaaactttttagcaccgagagctttggtgaaaaggtcagttagttgtgtatgtgtgggcacataggatggaagaaggcgcttgtgaatgatttcatctcgagtcaacttcaatgtgtttggtgcgtTCGTGGAAGACCGGGTTTTTAGCAATGTGAAGTGCTGCTTGACTATCACAATAAAGACGAATTGGGTCAAGATCAGGAACATGTAGAGAAGTGAGAATgtctttaatccactttaattctcgggtggtcttagccattgatcgatattcagcctcatcagaggaggcagaaaccgtttgttgtttctgggttttccaagagattggggaagtgccgagttgaataaaccatccggtgagagatttccgtgtcagtggacaacttgcccaatcagaatcacaccacccaaagagttgtaagttgttctctcgaggtaggagtattccttgtccaggatgcccctttaaatatcgaacaacacgaagagcagcttgccaatgctcggagcgtggattttgcataaattgagataaagcttggacactgtaggcaaggtcaggtcgagtgaaacacagataaattaacctcccaacaagtctacgataagtagccgggtcagaaagaaaagaaccagtagcggagctcaatttgtgattttcttcacatggtgtagtggcgggcttcgcacccaacaatccgacttcagtaatgatatctaaggcatatttcctctgacaaaggaagattccgttgggggagcgagcaacttcaaccccaggaagtacttgaggcgcctaaatctttcatatgaaagcattgatttaagtagcctttaaaacattggatggcagtaccattattccctgcaatcacaagatcatcaacgtagactagcacaaccaactgtatgtcattattattgaGAGTAAACAGGGAATGATCCTTCGGGGATTGTTGAAAGCCGTAacgagtgagagaagaagatagtTTAGCAAACCAACACCTGAGGGCCTGTCGAAGGCCATATAGAGACTTTTGAAGCTTGCACACTGCCCCTGGTTGAGATTCTTGGAAGCCAGGAGGGAGTTTCATATAAACCTCATCATCAAGATCACCATGGAGAAACGCATTGTGAACGTCCATCTGATGAAGCTCCCAATCTTTTGCGGCTGCTACTGCTAGAGTTGTGCGAATGGTTACCGtctttacgacaggagaaaacgtctcgttgtaatccaaaccctccacttgatgattgccaagaattaccaatcgagccttgaatctttcaattgttccatccgagttgtatttgattttgtagatccatttacacccaagtgccttctttccaggagggagagcggtgagtttccaggtgtcattgagttcgagagcatgaatctcctgtgccatagcatcacgccaccggggttctcggaccgcttgagaaaagaacaggggttcctgctcggtgtgtaaagaggcaagaaaactttgatgatgtttagaaaaggaatcacaattcacaaaatcatgtATAGGATACGAAACACCTGAGGATTCTGTTGAAGGAGGTGACGGAACAGAGGGGCTTGACGGTATCGTGGTGGCTGCGACAAAATCGCGTAACCGTACGGAAGGCAGCTTCGCGCGATGCCCTCGCCCAAGGGAACCGCGGCCGTCAGCGGTGGTGAAGAAACCGACGGCGCCGTCTCCGTCGGACGCGGCGGTGGATCCGCGGGTAGCGTCGAGGCTTCTATACACGGATCGAAGTCGTTGATAGTGTGGTCGAAGTCATCTGTGAGGGTAGCATCCTCCTTGGCTGGGATGGGAGATGCAATGGGTTGGTTGACGATGCATTCATCTAGGTTTGAGGAGGCAActtcatgaagaaaatgtgggttttgcaatggtggtgcagtgtccatctttttggcttcaaaatatggaaatttattttcgaaaaaaaatgtacatcacgagagacaaagaaagtttctgtttctaaattaaataatttccatcctttttggccatatggatacctgacaaacacacatttttgGCTACGACTATCAAATTTATCTCGCTGTCTATGTTGATTATGAGCATAACATAATGAACCAAATACTCGTAAGTGCGCGTAACTGGGTACACATCCATGGATCACTTCATAaggggtttttccttttagaatggaggatggtgtgagattgattaagtagcctgcagtcaaaacgcattccccccaaaatttaatgggaagattgccttgaaaccgtaatgaccgagcaacattcagaatatgccgatgcttgcgttcgacgcgtccattttgttgcggggtcccgacacaggaagtttggtgaaggataccttgttgaatgaaatattgttttagacacatgaattcggttccattgtcagagcgaaccattttaacacatttgttgtattgcctctcaacgagtgtgaaattttttttcaaagtcactgatacctctgttttttcttttaacaaatagattcaaactgcccgtgaacaatcatccacaattgtcaaaaaatatgaagcaccacaggatgaaggagttttataaggaccccataagtcagaatgaattaaatcaaaaatattcaaagcttgatgcgcacttaagaaaaacttatctctcgtttgtttcgatttttcacacACTTCACAAACTTTATTCAACTCATCACGAGTACATTTCCCACTTATATCAGGAAGCATTTGCACAATCTTAAATGACGGATGTTCTAATCTTTGGTGCCAAAGTGCTAGTTGATTTTCCATCTTGACATGACATGCTTGAGTCTTCCGTACCCCACGATACTAATAAAGCCCATCTTTCCGTTCACCTGCTCCAATCAGCGTCCTCGAAGTGCGGTCCTGTATAATACACAATTTATCAGTGAATGTTacaacacaattttcttcatccgtcaattgaggtactgaaagtaaattgtattttaatttgggaacataaaggacatttttcaattcaagtcATTTTTCAAGAGTCACTGTTCCCTGTTCGCAAGCTAAAACACGTTCACCATCGGGTAACCCTACGGGGCACCCTTGTATAGTTTCCTTTTCACTCAAATTTTCCAGTGACCCGGTCATATGGTTTGATGCCCCACTGTCAATAATCCACAAATCCCAAATGCTCTTACCAGTCATTTTCTCCgattcatttgatttttgtttgctgatcatatcaaccagtaccttccattgttcattggtcagacctgccatctcaagtttcttgtcgtcattgttggcttgactgttgcttccactagcgtgtgccacatttgcacgtgttgggttacctttgtttcgcatcccttggcgtcccctgccgttccatttgccttcactttttggtctgtcaccccaccattcgggatatccgatcaattggaagcatcccttcatgtcgtgaccatttttaccgcaatgactgcacgtcattaatttttctaccatatctccacgccctttttctttgtagttggcctgcatcgcgagacccacgaccaaccccctttcttccgttgatttggtcatcattctcactctttcttcttgtaccaacaTAGCATATACGCGGTTCAGAGGCGGCAATGGGTCTGAGGCCAGAATGTTTGATCTTACTGTCCCGTAGCTTGCGTCATCCAACCCCATAAGGAGTTGATgaaccttctcctcctcccttcGTTTTTCCAACTGAGCACCAATCCCACACTTGCATCCACATCCACCACACGTACAAGATGGAATTTTGTCACTGTTAGCAAGCTCATCCCAAAGGACCTTCAATTTTCCAAAGTAAGTTGCCACCACCATTCCCTCCTGCTTGCATCTTGACAAGTCCGACCTTAGTTGTTGAATTCTAGGTCCATTCACGACCGAGAATCTTTCTTTAATGTCTTCCCTGTGCAGTTTCAGCATATGCTACTGTGGATCGTAAGCTTGGTTCAATGGTGTTTAGAATCCAAGAGACAATCATGGACTGCACGGTCCACCAATCTTCAAGGTCGggtgcctcatcctctggttggATATGTGTTCCATCAATGAAGCCCCATTTTCTCCGGGCACGAAGCGAGATATTTACTGCTCTTGCCCATTCGTCGTAATTTTCTCCGCGCAATTGAACTTGCGTGATTATGTTTCCGGGATTGTCACTCGCGTTGAGATCATATGACGAGTAGGTCTTCTTAGCACCTCCTCCTTCGTGCTTTGCTTTGTTGGCATTATTCTTTTCTGGTGCATCTGCCATGGTTGTGCACCGTtgcctttgctttgtgtttgtcggagttttgtgctctgataccatgaaagaatattttctgttttattcaatctgtctttcatctatagcaatgatacatatatataaccatagcattagaaccgtacagaatcgtacagattctttttctaacataacatctgtaattaagactaattatagacccattaatagtgattaaatttctataattaagtctaattatagactcattaatagtgattatattcctgtaattaagtctaattaagtctaat comes from the Phaseolus vulgaris cultivar G19833 chromosome 8, P. vulgaris v2.0, whole genome shotgun sequence genome and includes:
- the LOC137823517 gene encoding dehydrodolichyl diphosphate synthase 2, with translation MFSLRCPVPLLNTPSSSSSSSFYSRSYYPPCHRSQTRGLAVTKRRTVAVESPEPIPEELAAELMPKHVAVIMDGNGRWAKLRNLPASAGHQAGVQSLRRMVTLCCSWGIKVLTVFAFSTDNWARPKVEVDFLLRLFERTINSEIEAFKREGIRISVIGDSSKLPESVQKLIGSAEEDTKQNSKLQLIVALSYSGKYDVVQACKSVAKKVKDGDLYVDDIDENIIEQELETNITEFPYPDLLIRTSGELRVSNFLLWQLAYTELYFNRELWPDFGKDEFVEALTSFQQRQRRYGGRHS